The proteins below come from a single Fastidiosipila sanguinis genomic window:
- the cysS gene encoding cysteine--tRNA ligase yields the protein MARKKMELVPLEENLFRIYACGPTVYNYFHLGNARPLVNFDTLRRYLKYKGYKVKFVQNFTDIDDKVINRANAENKSIRELSDFYIQEYFKDADGLNVQRADVHPRATDNIPEMLELIGKLVEKDIAYVANDGVYFAVDKFPAYLKLSGFNKEDLWENVRKEENVESGKKSSSDFVLWKFNKPGEPSWESPWGDGRPGWHLECSAMSQKYLGETFDIHCGGKDLIFPHHENEIAQSEAASGKEFARYWMHNGFITVDNEKMSKSQNNFFLIREIANEYGYMPIRLFLLNSHYRSPINYSIDMIQSSKSAYERIKNCYKNLKYTLDNFKVTEENSESLEEFNHLQKLYQETKEHFERAMDDDLNTADALGAIFELVKEINIVLENPKSSEGLALIFSCLEELTNVIGLSFDEENDIPEEILELVEKRTQAKAEKNYQLADELRDEIVSSGYKLTDTAQGTKVEVDA from the coding sequence ATGGCAAGAAAAAAGATGGAACTAGTTCCTTTAGAAGAGAACTTGTTTAGAATTTATGCATGTGGACCAACAGTCTATAATTATTTCCATTTAGGTAACGCCAGACCCCTAGTAAACTTCGATACATTGAGAAGATATTTAAAATATAAAGGCTATAAAGTTAAGTTCGTTCAAAATTTTACAGATATCGATGACAAAGTAATAAACAGAGCTAATGCAGAAAATAAAAGCATTAGAGAATTGAGTGATTTTTATATACAAGAATATTTCAAAGATGCTGATGGTTTAAATGTTCAGAGAGCAGATGTTCATCCTCGAGCAACTGATAATATTCCAGAAATGCTAGAGCTAATTGGAAAATTAGTGGAGAAAGATATAGCTTATGTTGCTAATGATGGTGTTTACTTTGCAGTTGATAAATTTCCTGCCTATTTGAAACTTTCAGGTTTTAATAAAGAAGATCTTTGGGAGAATGTTCGTAAGGAAGAAAATGTTGAATCTGGGAAAAAATCTTCTAGTGACTTTGTGCTTTGGAAATTTAATAAACCAGGTGAGCCAAGCTGGGAGTCTCCATGGGGAGATGGACGCCCAGGCTGGCATTTGGAGTGTTCTGCAATGAGTCAAAAGTATTTAGGAGAAACTTTTGATATCCATTGTGGTGGTAAAGACTTGATTTTTCCACATCATGAAAATGAGATAGCACAGAGTGAAGCTGCAAGTGGAAAAGAATTTGCTCGTTATTGGATGCATAATGGATTTATCACTGTAGATAATGAAAAAATGAGTAAATCTCAAAATAACTTTTTCCTAATTAGAGAAATTGCAAATGAGTATGGGTACATGCCAATAAGGTTGTTCTTATTAAACTCACATTATCGCTCACCTATTAATTATTCTATAGACATGATTCAGTCTTCTAAATCAGCTTATGAAAGAATTAAGAACTGCTATAAGAACCTGAAATATACTTTAGATAACTTTAAGGTAACTGAAGAGAATTCTGAGAGTTTAGAAGAATTTAATCACTTGCAAAAGCTTTATCAAGAAACAAAAGAACATTTTGAGAGGGCAATGGATGATGACCTTAACACAGCAGATGCTTTAGGTGCAATTTTCGAGCTGGTTAAAGAAATAAACATTGTTCTTGAAAATCCTAAGTCTAGTGAAGGTCTAGCGTTAATTTTCTCCTGCTTAGAAGAATTGACAAATGTAATAGGATTGAGCTTTGATGAAGAGAATGATATTCCGGAAGAGATATTAGAACTAGTTGAAAAAAGAACTCAAGCTAAAGCTGAAAAGAACTACCAATTAGCTGATGAATTAAGAGATGAAATAGTCAGTAGCGGTTATAAACTTACAGATACAGCGCAGGGAACAAAGGTAGAGGTGGATGCTTAA
- a CDS encoding Flp1 family type IVb pilin — protein sequence MISKYKYYSSIFRSEKGSVVLEVVIVIAIVLALALIFNEQITNFATGLFNRIFDISKLDNVLP from the coding sequence ATGATCAGTAAATACAAATATTATTCAAGTATATTTAGAAGTGAAAAGGGGTCTGTAGTTTTAGAAGTGGTAATTGTTATAGCAATTGTTTTAGCTTTAGCATTAATATTTAATGAGCAAATTACTAATTTTGCAACTGGACTATTCAACAGAATTTTTGACATTTCTAAATTAGACAATGTATTACCGTAA
- a CDS encoding Mini-ribonuclease 3 has protein sequence MDFPDAQSIKELPIQDLAYVGDSVYELYMRQRCLLKYKVKPSKLHGIVIKYVNANYQAEAAKAITEYLTEEENIILKRGRNANPGTKAKNASIEDYRLASGLETLIGYVYLHQNFSRLEELMDMIFIKDELNERE, from the coding sequence ATGGATTTTCCTGATGCTCAAAGCATAAAAGAATTACCAATCCAGGATTTAGCGTATGTTGGAGACTCTGTATATGAGTTGTATATGAGACAACGTTGTTTATTGAAGTACAAAGTAAAACCTTCTAAACTACATGGAATCGTAATTAAATACGTTAATGCTAATTACCAGGCTGAAGCAGCAAAAGCTATTACGGAATATCTTACCGAAGAAGAAAATATTATTTTGAAGCGAGGACGTAATGCTAATCCTGGAACAAAAGCTAAGAATGCAAGTATTGAGGACTATCGTTTAGCTTCGGGATTGGAAACTCTAATAGGATATGTATATTTGCATCAAAATTTTTCTAGATTAGAAGAGCTAATGGATATGATTTTTATAAAGGATGAATTAAATGAGAGAGAATAA
- a CDS encoding zinc metallopeptidase — protein sequence MPFFYFDSTYILVLIGMLISAGASIYMQSTYNKYGQISNKGGISGAEFAAKMMQKAGIYDVQILSTRGNLSDNYNPMNKTLNLSETTHSMTTIGAIGVAGHEVGHAMQDAEGFWAMKLRRYMVPAVNFGSMLSMPIILLGIVLSYNQTLINIGILLFSLTFIFQVVTLPVEFGASRKALAHIESMNVLDRDELKATSKVLRAAALTYVAAATASLLSLMRLIILFGGRNRND from the coding sequence ATGCCATTTTTTTATTTTGATAGTACTTATATACTAGTTTTGATAGGTATGCTTATTTCTGCAGGTGCTTCAATTTATATGCAAAGCACCTATAATAAATATGGACAGATTAGCAATAAAGGCGGAATTTCTGGTGCAGAGTTTGCTGCAAAAATGATGCAAAAAGCCGGTATTTACGATGTGCAGATTTTAAGTACAAGAGGGAATTTATCAGATAATTATAACCCTATGAACAAAACCTTAAACTTGTCAGAAACAACGCACAGTATGACTACAATCGGTGCAATTGGTGTTGCTGGACACGAGGTAGGACATGCTATGCAAGATGCTGAGGGGTTCTGGGCTATGAAATTGAGACGATATATGGTTCCAGCTGTAAACTTTGGTTCTATGCTTAGTATGCCAATAATTTTATTGGGTATAGTTTTAAGTTATAACCAGACTTTGATAAATATAGGTATATTACTTTTCTCATTAACATTTATATTCCAAGTAGTTACTCTACCAGTTGAGTTTGGTGCTTCTAGAAAAGCTCTTGCTCATATTGAAAGTATGAATGTACTTGATAGAGATGAATTAAAAGCAACCTCAAAAGTTTTACGTGCTGCTGCGTTAACATATGTTGCAGCCGCTACTGCATCACTACTCTCCTTAATGAGGCTAATAATTCTGTTTGGTGGTAGAAACAGAAACGATTAG
- a CDS encoding ComF family protein, with amino-acid sequence MSRSLERVSGRNKKIVSRIYKGLRKSLKEFLPTACALCLKNISANKFPRNICDKCLGKVSLRDVNSNLFFMEDPAEARFNFKSINVSEQFNSYYQNYTNNFYVFICTYYDEYLKNMIRNLKFHEGLEFVPVLADLIYLVLERARRCSSREFKEVLNFDYIVPLPLHKKRFYERGYNQVELIAKELAKLTGKEVINCLVRIKNTKRQSEMKSKMERLKNVENAFTFNDTAVIIGKKILLIDDVVSSGKTLWEAASVLAQNGAEVFILAITGNQKENYI; translated from the coding sequence TTGAGTAGAAGCTTAGAAAGAGTTTCAGGAAGAAATAAAAAGATTGTTAGTAGAATTTATAAAGGCCTACGAAAATCGTTAAAAGAGTTTCTACCTACTGCTTGTGCTCTTTGCTTGAAAAATATAAGTGCAAATAAGTTTCCAAGAAATATTTGTGATAAGTGCCTTGGTAAAGTAAGTTTAAGAGATGTCAATTCCAATTTATTTTTTATGGAAGATCCTGCGGAAGCTAGATTTAATTTTAAAAGCATAAATGTAAGCGAACAATTTAATTCTTATTATCAAAATTATACGAATAATTTTTATGTTTTTATTTGTACATATTACGATGAGTATTTAAAAAATATGATTAGAAACTTGAAATTTCATGAAGGGCTTGAATTTGTTCCAGTTCTTGCTGATTTGATTTATTTGGTTTTAGAAAGAGCCAGAAGATGCTCATCAAGAGAGTTTAAAGAGGTTTTGAATTTTGATTACATTGTACCATTACCTTTACATAAAAAACGATTTTATGAAAGAGGATATAATCAGGTTGAATTAATTGCGAAAGAGTTAGCAAAGTTAACAGGCAAAGAAGTCATCAATTGTTTAGTCAGAATAAAAAATACAAAAAGACAATCTGAAATGAAGAGCAAAATGGAGAGATTAAAGAATGTAGAAAATGCTTTTACCTTCAATGATACAGCTGTTATAATAGGGAAGAAGATTTTACTAATTGATGATGTAGTTAGTAGTGGTAAAACTCTGTGGGAAGCAGCTAGTGTACTTGCGCAAAATGGTGCGGAGGTTTTTATATTAGCAATAACAGGTAATCAGAAAGAGAACTACATTTGA
- a CDS encoding aldose epimerase family protein, giving the protein MKEYKKLEFGKTKDGEKVDLIVLENDLGDKLELIPYGARIVALKFNENGTERNIVLERNSVKDYENGGGSLGATVGPIANRIKNAEFRFQSNLYVIEKNEGNNVVHSGDLALDYRLWDIDEVSDHEVVFSIRVNEDNYPGDLRIKVRYSFSNDRKLYIDYEATSSEDTYVNLTNHSYFNISDAETIKGLFFELNADFYTPIDDELIPTGEIAKVEGTQLDFRKLKSLKDYVEHGKEMFPATKGIDHNFVLNKEERNELSYAARLVDKETGKQLVCFTDCPGIQVYTANLLDDYECDSGRKLGEFAGICLETQFFPDFVNRAHFPAPLLKAGDEYKSSTVYVYTDWKEDFEEE; this is encoded by the coding sequence ATGAAAGAGTATAAAAAACTAGAGTTTGGAAAAACTAAGGATGGAGAGAAAGTAGATCTTATTGTTTTAGAAAATGATTTAGGTGATAAACTAGAGCTTATACCATATGGAGCTAGGATAGTAGCTTTGAAGTTTAATGAAAATGGTACTGAGAGAAATATAGTTTTAGAAAGAAATTCTGTTAAAGATTACGAAAATGGCGGAGGAAGCTTAGGTGCTACTGTTGGACCAATAGCAAATAGAATCAAAAATGCAGAATTCAGATTCCAATCCAACTTATATGTTATAGAAAAAAATGAGGGTAACAACGTTGTTCACTCCGGTGATTTAGCCTTAGACTATAGACTTTGGGATATTGATGAAGTTAGTGATCATGAAGTAGTTTTCTCAATAAGAGTTAACGAAGATAACTATCCTGGAGATTTGAGAATTAAAGTACGCTATAGTTTCTCAAATGATAGAAAATTATATATTGATTATGAAGCTACAAGCTCTGAAGATACATATGTAAACTTAACTAATCATAGTTACTTTAATATCAGTGATGCTGAAACTATTAAAGGTTTATTCTTTGAACTTAATGCAGATTTCTACACACCAATAGATGATGAACTAATTCCTACAGGTGAAATTGCTAAAGTTGAAGGAACACAATTAGACTTTAGAAAATTGAAATCTCTTAAAGATTATGTAGAGCATGGAAAAGAAATGTTCCCAGCTACTAAGGGTATTGATCATAATTTCGTTCTGAACAAAGAGGAAAGAAATGAGCTAAGCTATGCAGCTAGACTAGTTGATAAAGAAACTGGTAAACAGTTAGTCTGCTTTACAGATTGTCCAGGGATTCAAGTGTATACTGCAAACTTACTAGATGATTATGAATGTGATTCAGGTAGAAAGTTAGGTGAGTTCGCAGGTATCTGTTTGGAAACTCAGTTTTTCCCTGATTTTGTAAATAGAGCTCATTTCCCAGCACCATTACTAAAAGCAGGAGATGAGTACAAGAGCTCTACAGTATATGTTTATACTGATTGGAAGGAAGATTTCGAAGAAGAGTAG
- the mutM gene encoding bifunctional DNA-formamidopyrimidine glycosylase/DNA-(apurinic or apyrimidinic site) lyase has translation MPELPEVETITRNLNINLVGQKLLSIDFLRKDIIAEKLNPVSEYLLLGESIIKVFRYGKYLLFQFTNNYLMIVHLRMTGKLLYLPLLSEEDKNLYLNHKHTHVIFNFSDGELLFNDVRRFGKIYFSKIDNSVTLEELLNSGPDALSENFSKDYLYQRSQKSPKKAIKTFLLDQKIVAGIGNIYADECLFLAAIKPNRAAASLTREESSTLHDKIIQVLEDSILSGGTTFSDYRTADNHKGNFQNKLFVYGRAGESCRICSNTLESIKIAGRTTVYCPKCQI, from the coding sequence ATGCCAGAATTACCAGAAGTTGAAACAATAACAAGAAATTTAAATATTAACTTAGTAGGTCAAAAATTACTAAGTATCGATTTTCTCAGAAAAGATATTATTGCTGAGAAATTAAATCCTGTTTCTGAGTATCTTTTATTAGGGGAATCAATAATAAAAGTTTTCAGATACGGTAAGTATCTTCTATTTCAATTTACCAATAATTACTTAATGATTGTTCATCTAAGGATGACTGGAAAGTTGCTATATTTACCTCTTCTAAGTGAAGAAGATAAAAATTTATATTTAAATCATAAGCATACTCATGTTATTTTTAATTTTTCTGACGGAGAGTTGCTATTTAATGACGTTCGACGTTTCGGTAAAATTTATTTTAGTAAAATAGACAATTCTGTTACCTTAGAAGAATTATTAAACTCTGGGCCGGATGCTTTATCAGAAAACTTCAGCAAAGATTATTTATATCAAAGATCTCAGAAGAGCCCTAAAAAAGCCATTAAAACATTTTTACTTGATCAGAAAATTGTTGCGGGTATTGGTAATATCTACGCTGATGAATGCCTATTTTTAGCTGCCATTAAACCTAATAGAGCTGCCGCAAGTTTAACTAGAGAGGAATCATCTACCTTACATGATAAAATAATCCAAGTTCTAGAAGATTCAATTCTTTCCGGAGGAACTACTTTTAGTGATTATAGAACCGCTGATAATCATAAGGGTAACTTTCAAAATAAACTATTTGTTTACGGACGAGCTGGAGAAAGTTGTAGAATCTGTTCTAATACATTAGAGTCCATTAAAATTGCAGGAAGGACTACTGTGTATTGCCCTAAATGTCAAATATAA
- a CDS encoding helix-turn-helix domain-containing protein, with the protein MKNNFFTEMQKVILGELVRKYRLRNNKSQAELSFYAEMNPSYLSTIECGNSMVTITKLIDICKSLEMSPALFLEEFVQELNKFLDKDSRIKQIDDIKDSPEEDSFNVNTQ; encoded by the coding sequence ATGAAAAATAATTTTTTCACAGAAATGCAAAAAGTCATTTTAGGAGAACTTGTACGCAAATACAGGCTACGTAACAATAAATCCCAAGCTGAACTTTCTTTTTATGCTGAGATGAACCCTAGTTATTTATCTACTATAGAGTGTGGAAATAGTATGGTTACAATTACTAAGTTAATTGATATTTGCAAATCTCTAGAAATGAGCCCTGCATTGTTCTTAGAAGAATTTGTCCAAGAACTCAATAAATTTTTAGATAAAGATTCTAGAATAAAACAAATTGATGATATCAAGGATTCTCCTGAAGAAGATTCTTTCAATGTAAATACTCAATAA
- a CDS encoding recombinase family protein, whose amino-acid sequence MNEGKKNMRTFGYVRVSTVEQRTDRQYSALEKFGVERENIFEDKWSGADFDRPAYNQLLNVLEAGDLLVIKSLDRLGRSYKDMLKAWRYLKEDKNVDIYIIDMPILDTRTSNGLTGELISGIILQLLSYVAETEREFILQRQKEGIAEAKKKGIKFGRPAYEIPKEFFRLKREYEDKKISSREAGEALNISHTTFIRWVEKY is encoded by the coding sequence ATGAATGAAGGAAAGAAAAATATGAGGACCTTTGGCTACGTTAGAGTTTCGACTGTAGAACAGCGAACAGATAGACAATATTCTGCTTTGGAAAAGTTTGGAGTAGAAAGAGAGAATATTTTTGAGGATAAGTGGTCTGGAGCTGATTTTGATCGTCCGGCTTACAATCAACTGCTTAATGTTCTCGAGGCAGGAGATTTGTTAGTAATTAAGAGTCTAGATAGACTCGGCAGAAGCTATAAAGATATGCTTAAAGCTTGGAGGTATTTAAAAGAAGATAAAAATGTAGATATCTATATTATAGATATGCCAATCTTAGATACTAGGACAAGCAATGGATTAACAGGAGAATTAATTTCAGGAATAATACTACAGCTGCTAAGTTATGTAGCTGAAACTGAAAGAGAATTTATTCTACAAAGACAGAAGGAGGGGATTGCAGAAGCAAAGAAAAAAGGCATAAAATTTGGAAGACCAGCATATGAAATTCCAAAAGAGTTTTTCCGTTTAAAAAGAGAATATGAAGATAAAAAAATTAGTTCAAGGGAGGCAGGAGAAGCCCTAAATATCTCACATACTACTTTTATTCGTTGGGTAGAAAAGTATTAA
- the upp gene encoding uracil phosphoribosyltransferase, with protein MAEQGKVFVFDHPLIQHKVTRMRDVNTPTKEFRELANEVSLLMAYEVTRDLPLSDVEVETPVQKGVFKEVSGKKLALVPILRAGLGMVDGMLSIIPSAKVGHIGLYRDPETVEPVEYYCKLPEDSASRTVILLDPMLATGGSAAAAVSFLKERGINDIKFCCIIAAPEGIQELHRQHPDVNIYCAAEDEGLNEHFYIYPGLGDAGDRLFGTK; from the coding sequence ATGGCAGAACAAGGTAAAGTGTTTGTTTTTGACCATCCTTTAATTCAACATAAAGTTACAAGGATGAGGGACGTAAACACTCCAACAAAAGAATTCAGAGAACTAGCTAATGAAGTTTCATTGCTAATGGCATATGAAGTTACAAGAGATTTGCCTTTATCAGATGTAGAGGTAGAGACACCAGTACAAAAAGGTGTTTTCAAGGAAGTTAGCGGTAAAAAATTAGCATTAGTTCCAATACTTCGTGCAGGTTTAGGAATGGTTGATGGTATGTTAAGCATAATTCCATCAGCGAAAGTTGGACACATTGGATTATATAGAGATCCTGAAACTGTAGAGCCAGTAGAATACTATTGCAAGTTACCAGAAGATAGTGCTTCTAGAACAGTAATTTTATTGGACCCTATGCTAGCTACAGGTGGTAGCGCTGCAGCAGCAGTATCTTTCTTAAAAGAAAGAGGTATTAACGACATCAAGTTCTGTTGCATAATTGCTGCTCCAGAAGGTATTCAAGAATTGCATAGACAACATCCAGATGTAAATATTTACTGTGCAGCTGAAGATGAAGGATTGAATGAACACTTCTATATTTATCCTGGTCTAGGTGATGCAGGTGATAGATTGTTCGGTACTAAGTAA
- the metK gene encoding methionine adenosyltransferase encodes MLKNYVFTSESVTEGHPDKLADQISDAILDEFLRHDPKARVACETLLTTGLIHIAGEVSSTHKVDYAEVARDVIKEVGYDSSELGLDYRTVGIITSVDTQSPDIANSVDSAEDNAGSLGAGDQGMMFGYASKETPEFMPLPIVLSHKLSRQLSNVRKSGKLLYLRPDGKTQVSVKYEAGKAKYIDTIVISTQHDEEVSREQLKKDILAFVIEAVIPEELITAETKIHINPSGRFVIGGPQADVGLTGRKIIVDTYGGWVAHGGGAFSGKDSTKVDRSASYMARYIAKNLVAADVADEISIEIAYAIGRAEPVSIFINTNGSGKVEDERIIEIIKENFDLTPDGIINTLGLRNPIFRQTSTYGHFGRTDIDLPWEKLDKVDDIKRSLAQ; translated from the coding sequence ATGTTAAAAAATTATGTTTTTACATCGGAATCAGTAACAGAAGGACATCCAGATAAGCTAGCTGATCAAATTTCTGATGCGATACTAGACGAATTCTTACGTCATGATCCAAAGGCTAGAGTAGCATGTGAAACGCTATTAACTACTGGACTCATACATATTGCTGGCGAAGTAAGTTCTACTCATAAAGTAGATTACGCTGAGGTTGCAAGAGATGTTATCAAGGAAGTGGGATATGACTCTTCTGAATTAGGTTTAGATTATAGAACTGTAGGAATTATAACAAGTGTGGATACACAGTCGCCAGACATAGCTAATAGTGTTGATAGTGCGGAGGATAATGCAGGTAGCCTAGGTGCAGGGGATCAAGGTATGATGTTTGGTTACGCAAGTAAAGAAACTCCAGAGTTTATGCCTTTGCCAATCGTATTATCACATAAATTATCTAGACAATTAAGCAATGTGAGAAAAAGTGGGAAATTGTTGTATTTAAGGCCAGACGGAAAGACCCAAGTTAGTGTTAAATATGAAGCAGGAAAAGCAAAGTATATTGACACAATAGTAATTTCAACTCAACATGACGAAGAAGTTAGTAGAGAGCAATTGAAAAAAGATATTCTTGCTTTTGTAATTGAGGCAGTTATTCCTGAAGAATTAATAACAGCAGAAACAAAAATCCATATTAATCCTAGTGGAAGATTTGTTATAGGTGGACCTCAAGCTGACGTTGGATTAACTGGTAGAAAAATTATTGTAGATACATATGGTGGTTGGGTAGCTCATGGTGGAGGTGCTTTCAGTGGTAAGGATAGTACTAAAGTAGATAGATCTGCTAGTTATATGGCACGATATATTGCAAAGAACCTAGTAGCAGCAGATGTAGCAGATGAAATTTCCATTGAAATCGCATATGCAATAGGAAGAGCTGAACCTGTATCAATTTTTATAAATACTAATGGAAGTGGAAAAGTTGAAGATGAAAGAATAATAGAAATAATAAAAGAGAATTTTGACTTAACTCCAGATGGAATAATTAACACTCTGGGTTTAAGGAATCCAATCTTTAGACAAACTTCAACTTACGGACATTTTGGTAGGACAGATATTGATTTGCCTTGGGAAAAATTAGATAAAGTTGATGATATAAAAAGGTCACTAGCACAATAA
- a CDS encoding CpaF family protein — protein sequence MLRFSNKENYKHKSLNKTNENSENIFKQNYDYNKIYQEISSKVYSDAINSPNLNDQKLNELIIWNINRYSVKSRLAINDIEKLRKDIFNKLRRLDILQPLLDDPNITEIMVNGPDKIFYEKSGKLFSSNLSFNSLEELESIIISFFSKHNIHLSFSKPTANLRLPDGSRAHAAIRPVAPEGPILTIRKFTGIKPQMSDLIAEDFLNQDIANFLEEAILNKKSIMIGGGTGSGKTTLLNTLSKFIPSNERIVTIEDSPELKLQDKENWVKLITHEDYLYPENSVNLDDLIKESLRMRPDRIVIGEVRGADAYSMLKATQTGHPGTMCTIHANNCMGMVYRLADLILDASSLPYESILRHIYSAFDFLIHIQRNSAGKRYISEISELQLDTNGYLKINEIFKRGK from the coding sequence ATGTTAAGGTTTTCAAATAAAGAAAATTACAAGCACAAGAGCTTAAATAAAACCAATGAAAACTCCGAAAATATATTTAAGCAAAACTATGACTACAATAAAATTTATCAAGAGATATCAAGTAAAGTTTATTCAGATGCTATTAACTCACCGAATCTTAATGACCAAAAATTAAATGAATTAATAATTTGGAACATTAACAGATACTCGGTTAAATCCAGACTAGCAATAAATGATATTGAAAAATTGCGCAAAGATATATTCAATAAGCTTCGTCGTTTAGATATTCTTCAGCCTTTATTAGATGATCCCAACATCACAGAAATTATGGTTAATGGGCCGGATAAAATATTCTATGAGAAGTCAGGTAAGTTATTCTCAAGTAATTTATCCTTCAACAGCTTAGAAGAGCTAGAAAGTATTATTATTTCATTTTTCTCAAAACATAATATCCATTTATCCTTCTCTAAGCCTACAGCGAATTTACGCTTGCCTGATGGTTCCAGAGCTCATGCGGCCATACGGCCAGTTGCTCCAGAGGGGCCTATTCTAACCATACGAAAGTTTACTGGCATAAAACCTCAGATGTCAGATTTAATTGCCGAAGATTTTTTGAATCAAGACATAGCAAATTTTCTTGAGGAAGCAATATTAAATAAGAAGAGCATTATGATTGGCGGAGGAACAGGCTCAGGTAAAACTACTCTTTTAAACACCCTATCAAAATTTATTCCAAGCAACGAAAGAATTGTCACTATAGAAGATTCTCCAGAACTAAAGCTGCAGGATAAAGAAAACTGGGTAAAGCTAATTACACATGAAGATTATTTATATCCTGAGAACAGTGTAAATTTAGATGATTTAATAAAAGAGTCTTTAAGAATGCGACCGGACAGAATTGTTATTGGAGAAGTAAGAGGAGCCGATGCTTATTCTATGTTAAAAGCCACACAAACTGGACACCCTGGAACTATGTGTACCATCCATGCTAATAACTGCATGGGCATGGTCTATAGACTGGCAGATCTAATTTTGGATGCTAGTTCTCTTCCATACGAAAGCATTTTAAGACATATTTATTCCGCTTTCGATTTTCTTATTCATATTCAAAGAAATTCAGCCGGCAAAAGATACATTTCTGAAATCTCCGAACTTCAGCTAGATACTAATGGTTATTTAAAAATAAATGAAATTTTTAAAAGAGGTAAATGA